In Canis lupus dingo isolate Sandy chromosome 25, ASM325472v2, whole genome shotgun sequence, one genomic interval encodes:
- the HMGB1 gene encoding high mobility group protein B1 produces MGKGDPKKPRGKMSSYAFFVQTCREEHKKKHPDASVNFSEFSKKCSERWKTMSAKEKGKFEDMAKADKARYEREMKTYIPPKGETKKKFKDPNAPKRPPSAFFLFCSEYRPKIKGEHPGLSIGDVAKKLGEMWNNTAADDKQPYEKKAAKLKEKYEKDIAAYRAKGKPDAAKKGVVKAEKSKKKKEEEEDEEDEEDEEEEEDEEDEDEEEDDDDE; encoded by the exons atgGGCAAAGGAGATCCTAAGAAGCCGAGAGGCAAAATGTCATCATATGCATTCTTTGTGCAAACTTGCCGAGAGGAGCACAAGAAGAAGCACCCAGATGCTTCAGTCAACTTCTCAGAGTTTTCTAAGAAGTGCTCAGAAAGGTGGAAG ACCATGTCtgctaaagagaaaggaaaatttgaagACATGGCTAAGGCGGACAAGGCCCgttatgaaagagaaatgaaaacttatatccCCCCtaaaggggaaacaaaaaagaagttcAAGGATCCCAATGCACCCAAGAGGCCTCC ctcggcctttttcttgttttgttctgagTATCGCCCAAAAATCAAAGGAGAGCATCCCGGCCTATCCATTGGTGATGTTGCAAAGAAACTGGGAGAGATGTGGAATAACACTGCTGCAGATGACAAGCAGCCTTATGAAAAGAAGGCTGCTAAgctgaaggaaaaatatgaaaag GATATTGCTGCGTACCGAGCTAAAGGAAAGCCTGATGCGGCAAAAAAGGGAGTTGTCAAGGctgaaaagagcaagaaaaagaaggaagaggaggaagacgaggaggatgaagaggatgaggaggaggaagaagatgaagaagatgaagatgaagaagaagatgatgatgatgaataa